A genomic window from Myxococcales bacterium includes:
- a CDS encoding aldo/keto reductase has product MKKRKLGTTEIYVTEIGLGTNAVGGHNLYDNLSEERGVALVRRAVELGVNFIDTADIYGLGRSEELVGQALQGRRGEVVLATKGASEWDAAGRRVGVNNRPEYLRRALEASLRRLGTDYVDLYYLHRIDGAVPLCDSFGELQKLKAEGKIRAVGLSNVTVPQLQAAMCAGTIDAVQNEYSLFQREAEEDVLPFCEDNDISFIPYGPLAYGLLAGRYDRGFRLTPNDWRHRVPFFDAKNFGKLLDRVDDLKEIAATLHHSLPHLAIRWALRHRMVSSVIAGAKNPDQVDDNAAAVDWDLTDAEIDAVDEVTADLHYS; this is encoded by the coding sequence ATGAAAAAACGAAAACTCGGGACGACCGAGATTTACGTGACCGAAATCGGCTTGGGCACCAATGCCGTCGGCGGTCACAACCTCTACGACAATCTTTCGGAAGAGCGGGGCGTCGCCCTGGTGCGGCGCGCGGTCGAGCTGGGCGTCAATTTCATCGACACCGCCGATATCTACGGCCTGGGCCGCTCGGAGGAACTGGTCGGCCAGGCGCTGCAAGGGCGGCGAGGCGAGGTCGTGCTCGCCACCAAGGGCGCCAGCGAATGGGATGCGGCCGGCCGGCGCGTCGGCGTGAACAATCGGCCGGAGTATCTGCGCCGCGCGCTCGAAGCCAGCTTGCGCCGGCTCGGCACCGATTACGTCGATCTATATTACCTTCACCGCATCGACGGCGCCGTGCCGCTGTGCGACAGCTTCGGCGAACTGCAAAAGCTCAAGGCGGAGGGTAAAATCCGCGCCGTCGGCCTGTCGAACGTCACCGTGCCGCAGTTGCAGGCGGCGATGTGCGCCGGGACGATCGACGCGGTTCAGAACGAATACAGTCTGTTTCAACGCGAAGCCGAGGAAGACGTGCTGCCGTTCTGCGAGGACAATGACATTTCGTTCATTCCTTACGGCCCGCTGGCCTATGGACTGCTCGCCGGTCGCTACGACCGCGGTTTTCGGTTGACCCCGAACGACTGGCGCCATCGCGTGCCGTTCTTCGACGCGAAAAACTTCGGCAAGTTGCTGGACCGGGTCGACGATCTCAAGGAGATCGCCGCGACCCTGCATCATTCGCTGCCGCACCTCGCGATCCGCTGGGCCTTGCGCCACCGCATGGTCTCGTCGGTCATCGCCGGCGCGAAAAATCCCGACCAGGTCGACGACAACGCCGCCGCCGTCGACTGGGATCTCACCGACGCCGAAATCGACGCCGTCGACGAAGTGACGGCCGATCTGCATTATTCGTGA
- a CDS encoding MotA/TolQ/ExbB proton channel family protein, with the protein MKINKHLLANIRIFKWARTKGFLLSFLGIVIIAVFYTFGTAKWAWKSVFIGRPAFIPVQISNQVNRLELNATIGGIPFFLARSPAAAAYWWKYHSIGNGKDIADCDVNGGSALELIDTEYPDSDNANGVCRRHIQVRCSTDKNGADQTLIIENKDISFSYIPKGVKPEDISSASNIPEECQTVAWPQYRNLFLLTNVEAKPDKQGSIVVVPQAIYWRKVAWSSYQEEPIKQSAAVSQTTTVEAKQCVPHFFFNATNSPECQFVREILVKPSVVNERDPQYSLTEKVKKGATYLVPIILYCVLWLDTFLFCFVLGAGLMYLIVNKKPNNPTVNNGDAELGHVNEERRELRQFLEWLEVIGPAIGFWLTVGSLLLAFEPGTFADQDKIAFASGISMAMTATFAGLLMRILAFTGDRLVLQILYLYHGADKEGFFPKPKKLVMEPSGDTPKAGEEKGTGQ; encoded by the coding sequence ATGAAAATCAATAAGCACCTCCTGGCTAATATCAGGATATTCAAGTGGGCACGCACAAAGGGCTTTCTTCTGTCATTTCTTGGCATCGTGATCATTGCCGTTTTCTATACATTCGGGACGGCAAAATGGGCTTGGAAAAGTGTATTCATCGGTCGACCGGCCTTTATCCCGGTGCAAATTTCCAACCAGGTAAACAGGCTGGAATTGAATGCCACGATTGGCGGCATTCCGTTTTTTCTGGCTCGTTCGCCTGCCGCGGCAGCTTATTGGTGGAAATATCATTCAATCGGCAATGGCAAGGACATTGCGGACTGCGATGTGAACGGCGGTTCGGCACTTGAATTGATCGATACGGAATATCCCGATTCGGATAACGCGAATGGCGTTTGCCGGAGACATATTCAAGTTCGTTGTTCGACCGATAAAAACGGGGCTGACCAAACTTTAATTATCGAAAACAAAGACATCTCTTTTAGTTATATTCCCAAGGGAGTCAAACCGGAAGACATCTCATCGGCGTCGAATATCCCCGAGGAATGCCAAACGGTTGCGTGGCCTCAATACCGGAACCTGTTTTTATTGACCAATGTTGAAGCGAAGCCGGATAAACAGGGTTCGATCGTAGTAGTCCCACAAGCAATTTATTGGCGTAAAGTCGCATGGTCCAGTTATCAGGAAGAGCCGATTAAGCAGAGCGCCGCCGTCAGTCAGACGACAACAGTCGAAGCGAAACAGTGCGTTCCTCACTTCTTTTTCAATGCGACGAATTCTCCCGAGTGCCAATTTGTCCGCGAGATACTGGTCAAACCATCCGTAGTGAATGAAAGAGACCCACAGTATTCCCTAACAGAGAAAGTGAAAAAGGGTGCCACTTATCTGGTCCCCATCATTTTGTATTGTGTTCTCTGGTTGGATACATTTTTATTTTGCTTTGTTCTTGGCGCCGGATTGATGTATCTGATTGTCAATAAGAAACCCAACAATCCGACAGTGAACAATGGCGATGCTGAATTGGGGCATGTCAACGAAGAACGAAGGGAATTGCGTCAATTCCTGGAGTGGCTGGAAGTTATCGGCCCGGCAATCGGTTTTTGGTTGACCGTCGGCTCGTTATTGTTGGCTTTCGAACCGGGGACTTTCGCCGATCAAGACAAAATCGCTTTTGCCTCGGGAATTTCCATGGCCATGACGGCAACCTTTGCCGGTCTGCTCATGCGCATCCTGGCCTTCACTGGCGATCGTCTGGTGTTACAAATCCTTTATCTTTACCACGGCGCCGACAAGGAAGGTTTTTTCCCGAAACCGAAAAAATTGGTGATGGAACCCAGTGGTGACACGCCCAAGGCCGGAGAGGAAAAAGGAACCGGACAATGA
- a CDS encoding DUF4185 domain-containing protein: MQPGYLIACGLLILLLISFSTGCGTEGSSTDSGQSRPTADDDNDDDNDNDDNDNDNNNDNDNDDNDNDDNDDNDDTTPAVSIPILGVEVEDATSYRLMNRLLPMNTGDLWPAAWAEDDRLYTACGDGLGFGLIPGDLVVCVVDGKPPAMAGHNIPGARSAAVAGLWGPEILKLNRKPTGMTCVDGDLYLFSQNLANRWSDDPFGYAENGSVSVSHDHGATWDYDHTAPLFTDRVFTTGFFLDFGRCGEHAIDDFVYVYGLDGNWRWSETVAPTELFLARVPRDRIMERSAWEFYTGESQGEPIWSAAIADKAPVLTDETRYSDDWTGVAQGSVVFLPALNRYLYSTRAKNEWIFHEAEKPWGPWTKVTVREWTGGWTEEYHAGYPVTIPAKFLDADSRGGWLLSSLSSSTFDGLYYNMNFRRFELEVAAETKTTNH, from the coding sequence ATGCAACCTGGCTACCTAATCGCTTGCGGTTTGTTGATCCTGCTGCTGATCTCCTTCAGCACAGGCTGCGGTACCGAAGGCTCTTCAACCGACTCCGGACAATCTCGACCGACTGCCGATGATGACAATGATGATGACAACGACAATGACGACAACGACAACGATAACAACAACGATAACGACAACGACGACAACGACAATGACGACAACGATGACAACGACGATACCACGCCCGCGGTTTCCATTCCCATCCTGGGCGTCGAGGTCGAGGACGCCACGAGCTATCGCCTGATGAACCGGCTGCTGCCGATGAACACGGGCGATCTGTGGCCCGCCGCCTGGGCCGAGGACGACCGGCTCTATACCGCTTGCGGCGACGGGCTTGGTTTCGGATTGATTCCCGGCGATTTGGTGGTGTGCGTGGTCGACGGCAAACCGCCGGCGATGGCTGGGCACAACATTCCCGGGGCGCGCAGCGCGGCCGTCGCCGGCCTCTGGGGCCCGGAAATCCTGAAGCTGAACCGCAAGCCCACGGGGATGACCTGCGTCGACGGCGATTTGTACCTGTTTTCGCAAAACCTGGCCAACCGCTGGTCGGACGATCCGTTCGGGTATGCCGAAAACGGATCGGTTTCCGTCAGTCACGACCACGGTGCGACCTGGGATTACGATCACACCGCGCCGCTGTTCACCGACCGCGTATTCACCACCGGCTTTTTTCTCGATTTCGGTCGCTGCGGCGAGCACGCGATCGACGACTTCGTCTACGTCTACGGCCTCGACGGCAACTGGCGGTGGTCCGAGACGGTTGCGCCCACCGAGCTCTTCCTCGCCCGCGTCCCGCGCGACCGAATCATGGAGCGATCGGCCTGGGAGTTCTACACCGGCGAGTCCCAGGGCGAACCGATCTGGTCGGCCGCGATCGCGGACAAGGCGCCGGTGCTGACCGACGAAACGCGCTACAGCGACGACTGGACCGGCGTGGCGCAAGGGAGCGTCGTCTTTTTACCGGCGTTGAACCGCTACCTGTACAGCACCCGGGCCAAAAACGAATGGATTTTTCACGAGGCGGAAAAGCCGTGGGGCCCCTGGACGAAAGTGACGGTGCGCGAATGGACCGGCGGCTGGACGGAAGAGTACCACGCCGGTTATCCGGTCACGATTCCCGCCAAGTTTCTGGACGCGGACAGCCGTGGCGGCTGGCTTTTAAGCAGCCTCTCCTCCAGCACCTTCGACGGCCTCTACTACAACATGAATTTCCGCCGGTTCGAGCTCGAGGTCGCCGCGGAAACGAAAACGACGAATCATTAG
- a CDS encoding radical SAM protein: MNERSADHRPRVLLVNPWIHDFAAYDFWAKPLGLLTLGGYLRAAGAAVSLLDLTDPCSPHLPDRQRPRRREGGTGKFPAQRLRRPVVLPYINRFYRRYGIPPEAAAAALREMPAPDAVLVTSMMTYWYTGVIETVALLRARWPRTPIRLGGVYATLCPAHARRVSGADEVFTGEATRVGPLLAERLGLAWPEFDPLAPPLPVHDLYPRADAAALLTSRGCPNACPYCGIRLLAPEFVRYSPARVERELRWLTRDLGIRDLAIYDDAFLLDRPRALGLLDIFAGLGEPVRLHAAAGLSCRGVDAETSRAMKRAGFATIRLGLETADPDRQRELGGKVTTAEFEQAVAHLLTAGFRREQIGVYVLAGLPGQRRAEVEDAVDRVLALGLQPHLAEYSPVPGSALFAAAQAVSKYDLSDPLFHNPTLLPAAAGDLTPAALAEIKVRIAAHPGIVR; encoded by the coding sequence ATGAACGAGCGTTCCGCCGATCATCGCCCGCGCGTCCTGCTCGTGAATCCGTGGATTCACGACTTCGCGGCGTACGATTTCTGGGCCAAGCCCCTGGGCTTGCTGACGCTGGGCGGCTATTTGCGCGCGGCGGGAGCGGCGGTATCGCTGTTGGATCTGACCGATCCGTGTTCGCCCCATTTACCCGACCGGCAACGCCCGCGCCGCCGGGAAGGCGGCACCGGCAAATTCCCCGCGCAACGCCTGCGCCGGCCGGTCGTTTTGCCGTACATCAACCGTTTCTACCGGCGGTACGGGATTCCGCCCGAGGCGGCCGCGGCGGCGCTGCGTGAAATGCCGGCGCCCGACGCGGTGCTCGTCACCTCGATGATGACCTATTGGTACACCGGCGTGATCGAAACCGTCGCCCTGCTGCGCGCCCGCTGGCCGCGTACGCCGATCCGGCTCGGGGGCGTTTACGCGACGCTTTGTCCCGCTCACGCCCGCCGCGTTTCCGGGGCCGACGAGGTTTTCACCGGCGAGGCGACGCGGGTCGGGCCGCTTTTGGCCGAACGCCTGGGTCTGGCGTGGCCGGAATTCGATCCGCTGGCGCCGCCGCTGCCGGTTCACGATCTGTATCCGCGCGCCGATGCGGCCGCGCTGCTCACCTCGCGGGGTTGTCCGAACGCCTGCCCCTATTGCGGCATCCGCCTGCTGGCGCCGGAATTCGTGCGCTATTCACCGGCGCGGGTCGAGCGGGAACTGCGCTGGTTGACGCGCGACCTGGGTATTCGCGACCTGGCGATTTACGACGACGCGTTTTTGCTGGATCGGCCGCGCGCCCTGGGATTACTCGATATATTTGCCGGGCTCGGTGAGCCGGTGCGGTTGCATGCCGCCGCGGGTTTGTCGTGCCGCGGCGTCGATGCCGAGACGTCGCGGGCGATGAAGCGCGCGGGTTTCGCCACGATTCGCCTCGGGCTTGAAACCGCCGATCCCGACCGCCAGCGGGAGTTGGGTGGCAAGGTGACGACCGCCGAATTCGAACAGGCGGTCGCGCATCTTTTGACGGCTGGTTTCCGGCGCGAACAGATCGGTGTTTACGTTCTCGCCGGGTTGCCGGGGCAGCGGCGGGCCGAGGTCGAGGATGCGGTGGATCGCGTTTTGGCGCTGGGCCTGCAACCGCACCTGGCGGAATATTCGCCGGTGCCGGGCAGCGCGCTGTTCGCCGCGGCCCAGGCGGTTTCGAAATACGATCTGAGCGATCCCTTGTTTCACAACCCGACGCTGTTGCCCGCCGCGGCCGGCGACCTGACACCGGCGGCGCTGGCGGAAATCAAGGTCCGCATCGCGGCTCATCCCGGAATCGTCCGCTGA
- a CDS encoding NAD(P)/FAD-dependent oxidoreductase yields the protein MTQTPAGNQLPRVVIIGGGFAGIHAAKALRRAPVEVVVIDKNNHHVFQPLLYQVATAGLAAVDIATPIRAILRKQKNARVIMSEVRDIDRSRRAVLLEHEEITYDYLILAAGMVTNFFGHDEWRDVAPSLKDLHDALAMRRRILSAFEAAELASDPEEVKALLTFVIVGAGPTGVELAGAIREIAGQVMVHDFRRIDPKLTRVIMVEAAPRVLPPFPEILSAKAQQALEKLGVEIRLQTIVKNITPEGVQVGDEFVPSRTVLWTAGVAASPLTKSLGLPLDRAGRVLVNEDLTAPDDPRVFVAGDLAHFEIGGQPPLPGLAAVAMQEGDHAALNIRLDVAGKARRPFHYLDRGKMATIGRYRAVAEVFGVRFAGWPAWLAWLFVHVLFLIGFRNRFSVLVQWAYSYLAVRRCARLILKP from the coding sequence ATGACTCAGACGCCAGCCGGAAATCAGTTGCCGCGCGTGGTGATCATCGGCGGCGGTTTCGCCGGGATTCATGCGGCCAAAGCCTTGCGACGTGCGCCGGTCGAGGTGGTGGTGATCGACAAGAACAACCACCACGTCTTTCAGCCGCTGCTTTATCAGGTGGCGACGGCGGGCCTCGCGGCGGTCGATATCGCCACGCCGATCCGGGCGATTTTGCGCAAGCAGAAAAACGCGCGGGTGATCATGTCCGAAGTGCGGGACATCGACCGGTCCCGGCGTGCGGTGCTGCTCGAACACGAAGAAATCACTTACGATTATCTGATCCTGGCCGCCGGCATGGTGACCAATTTTTTCGGCCATGACGAATGGCGCGACGTCGCTCCCAGCCTCAAGGATTTGCACGATGCGCTGGCCATGCGGCGGCGGATTCTGTCGGCTTTCGAGGCGGCGGAGTTGGCGAGCGATCCGGAGGAGGTCAAGGCGCTGCTGACCTTCGTGATCGTCGGCGCGGGGCCGACCGGCGTCGAGTTGGCCGGGGCGATCCGTGAAATCGCCGGGCAGGTGATGGTGCACGATTTCCGGCGCATCGACCCGAAGCTCACGCGGGTCATCATGGTCGAGGCTGCGCCGCGCGTCTTGCCGCCGTTCCCTGAAATATTGTCGGCCAAGGCGCAACAGGCCTTGGAAAAACTGGGGGTGGAAATCCGGCTGCAGACGATCGTGAAGAACATCACCCCCGAAGGCGTGCAAGTGGGCGACGAATTCGTGCCGTCCCGCACGGTTTTATGGACGGCGGGCGTCGCCGCGTCGCCGCTCACCAAGAGCCTGGGGTTGCCGCTCGACCGGGCGGGCCGGGTGTTGGTCAACGAGGACCTGACGGCGCCGGACGATCCGCGCGTTTTCGTGGCCGGCGATCTGGCTCATTTCGAAATCGGCGGCCAACCGCCGTTGCCGGGTCTGGCGGCGGTGGCCATGCAGGAAGGCGACCACGCGGCGCTCAACATCCGGCTGGACGTGGCCGGCAAGGCGCGCCGGCCGTTTCACTATCTCGACCGCGGCAAGATGGCGACCATCGGCCGCTACCGGGCGGTCGCCGAGGTGTTCGGCGTGCGGTTCGCGGGCTGGCCGGCCTGGCTGGCGTGGCTGTTCGTCCACGTCCTGTTTTTGATCGGATTCCGCAACCGGTTTTCGGTGCTGGTGCAATGGGCCTATTCGTACCTGGCCGTCCGGCGCTGCGCGCGGCTGATTCTCAAGCCTTAA
- a CDS encoding glycoside hydrolase family 5 protein, whose product MRLIRLLLCVSLLLVLAACDDDYEPQDQYQDSLTRVHVQQTFFKDQQGRYLYLNGINLADPKSGPVVWDPISYVGKPFPVDELDKNFRIIQQLGFNSVRFLIQWEAIEPDEKGVYDEEYLDYLETAVAKAGEYGIYCLIDMHQDMFSRHLLKYFNDGSGVMGLVNPAEIELAERYGYNNKVNGDGAPRWVVQAALPEKNVGGPKWGLPYALVDNPNETSDVLPWTSWFLNVGTSLDENRCYAALFAGDVVWPDYFIDGQNLKDYLQEAYANSFAQVAKRLAGYDNVLGYDIINEPGGVFIMLTLYALLYREAAASPSGELTPSQVEAALNAYLKEMRGQGFPEEQSQLLRAVLLDYDLLPHSKSEIESSGFIPAAGSPYRPNLFAAIALNANFNKTYLQPFYERIGAAIQHEDPNAIIFFETITGLPDKGISGQWAAPMTPLQGIEQQVYAPHKYVDIYPNIGFNQPPRDFEVGEIRFRDYEGPIDEAIDYATYSLGNPPVVLGEFGAYFNFGGIDQARATGYELSQYIIDPYYEVYEKKLMHRMIWAYSHLNNYDNGDGWNKEDFSVVDPDLKPRGWQAYSRAVPRFTSGRLLSMHFYSPLHYFEPRPNEPTPYLEFAMEMASKETTAPTEIYVPPLQYTDGFYVRISDGRCYYDPHTYVLYWFPAADDPATVHDIRIRPPYADYGDEDWDYFFNGDQVIEGVRS is encoded by the coding sequence ATGAGACTCATCCGTCTTCTTCTCTGCGTGTCGTTGTTGCTGGTCCTGGCGGCCTGCGACGACGATTACGAGCCGCAAGACCAGTACCAGGATTCGCTCACCCGCGTCCACGTCCAGCAGACGTTCTTCAAGGACCAGCAGGGGCGCTACCTCTACCTCAACGGCATCAACCTGGCCGATCCGAAGAGCGGGCCGGTGGTTTGGGATCCCATTTCCTACGTCGGCAAGCCGTTCCCGGTGGACGAACTGGACAAGAATTTCCGGATCATCCAGCAGTTGGGCTTCAATTCGGTGCGGTTTCTCATTCAGTGGGAAGCGATCGAGCCCGATGAAAAGGGCGTCTACGACGAGGAATACCTCGATTACCTGGAAACCGCGGTGGCCAAGGCGGGCGAGTACGGCATCTACTGCCTGATCGACATGCACCAGGACATGTTTTCGCGGCACCTGCTGAAGTACTTCAACGACGGCTCGGGCGTGATGGGCCTGGTGAACCCGGCGGAAATCGAGCTGGCCGAGCGGTACGGTTACAACAACAAGGTCAACGGCGACGGCGCGCCGCGCTGGGTGGTGCAGGCCGCGTTGCCCGAAAAGAACGTCGGCGGCCCGAAGTGGGGCCTGCCCTACGCGCTGGTCGACAACCCGAACGAGACTTCCGACGTGCTGCCCTGGACGAGCTGGTTCCTGAACGTCGGCACCTCGCTGGACGAGAACCGCTGCTACGCGGCGCTGTTCGCCGGCGACGTGGTCTGGCCCGACTATTTCATCGACGGCCAGAACCTGAAGGACTACCTGCAGGAGGCCTACGCCAATTCGTTCGCCCAAGTGGCGAAACGGCTGGCCGGTTATGACAACGTGCTCGGCTACGACATCATCAACGAGCCGGGCGGTGTGTTCATCATGCTGACCCTCTACGCGCTGCTTTACCGCGAGGCCGCGGCCAGCCCGAGCGGCGAACTGACGCCGTCGCAGGTCGAGGCGGCGCTCAACGCCTACCTGAAGGAAATGCGCGGCCAGGGCTTCCCCGAGGAGCAGAGCCAATTGCTGCGCGCGGTCCTGCTGGATTACGACCTGTTGCCGCACAGCAAAAGCGAGATCGAATCGTCGGGCTTCATTCCGGCGGCGGGCTCGCCCTATCGGCCCAACCTGTTCGCGGCCATCGCGCTCAACGCCAACTTCAACAAGACCTACCTGCAACCCTTCTACGAACGGATTGGCGCGGCCATCCAGCACGAGGATCCGAACGCGATCATCTTCTTCGAAACGATCACCGGCTTGCCCGACAAGGGCATTTCCGGCCAATGGGCGGCGCCGATGACCCCGTTGCAGGGCATCGAGCAGCAGGTGTACGCGCCGCACAAATACGTCGATATCTACCCGAATATCGGCTTCAACCAGCCGCCGCGCGATTTCGAGGTCGGCGAAATCCGCTTCCGCGATTACGAGGGGCCGATCGACGAGGCGATCGATTACGCCACCTACAGCCTGGGCAATCCGCCGGTGGTGCTGGGCGAATTCGGCGCGTACTTCAATTTCGGCGGCATCGACCAGGCGCGGGCGACCGGCTACGAGCTGTCGCAGTACATCATCGATCCGTATTACGAGGTCTACGAAAAGAAGCTGATGCACCGGATGATCTGGGCCTATTCGCACCTGAACAATTACGACAACGGCGACGGTTGGAACAAGGAGGACTTCTCGGTGGTGGACCCGGACCTGAAGCCGCGCGGCTGGCAAGCGTATTCGCGCGCCGTGCCGCGCTTCACCAGCGGCCGGCTGCTGTCGATGCACTTCTATTCGCCGCTGCATTATTTCGAGCCGCGGCCGAACGAGCCGACGCCGTACCTCGAATTCGCCATGGAAATGGCGTCGAAGGAAACCACGGCGCCCACCGAAATTTACGTGCCGCCCCTGCAGTACACCGACGGCTTCTACGTGCGGATTTCCGACGGCCGCTGCTACTATGACCCGCACACCTACGTCCTCTACTGGTTCCCCGCCGCCGACGATCCCGCGACGGTGCACGACATCCGGATTCGGCCGCCCTACGCGGACTACGGCGACGAGGATTGGGACTACTTCTTCAACGGCGACCAGGTGATCGAGGGGGTGCGCTCATGA
- a CDS encoding sodium:solute symporter family protein, producing the protein MIGERSNNPKGGQVPMTETMTHLTWIDYSIMAIYLAFVLGIGFALKRYTKSSNDFFLSGRSIPAWITGLAFISANLGAQEVIGMGAMGAKYGIATSHFYWIGAIPAMVFVGIFMMPFYYGSRARSVPEYLKLRFDEKTRGLNAISFAAMTIFSSGVSMYAMGKLFELLLGWDFNMAILVAGAIVLVYIFLGGLTSAIYNEVLQFFLIVFGFLPLVYIGLKKVGGWSGIKEKLMVAATANGLPATAYTSSWSHMGSAATNPIGVEWFGLVMGLGFVLSFGYWCTDFLVVQRAMAANSMSAARRTPLIAAIPKMLFPFLVIVPGMIAMAGTAHYVANWRPASDPAAAVATVDGQPVVAAAPVEEGLIPPKKDADGKPMVDKRGRVLLDYDLATPKMLMTLMPAGLLGLGLTALLASFMSGMAGNVTAFNTVWTYDIYQSYINKKAGDEHLLWMGRFTTVFGIVLSIGAAYVAKSYNNIMDLLQLVFAFVNAPLFATFALGMFWKRTSGHGAFFGLLSGTLAAAAHHGLTLPAGAAVGFKGGYLGLLETYPSEMSQNFWTAIWAFTVCIVVSIIISLFTKPRTDADMKGLVYSLTPKPEDDSKYWYQRPAVLAIVVLVLTAVLNLIFW; encoded by the coding sequence ATGATAGGCGAAAGGTCCAACAATCCAAAAGGCGGTCAAGTTCCCATGACAGAGACCATGACACATTTGACCTGGATCGATTATTCGATCATGGCGATCTACCTCGCGTTCGTGCTGGGCATCGGGTTTGCGCTCAAGCGCTACACCAAGTCCAGCAACGATTTCTTCTTGTCGGGCCGGTCCATTCCGGCCTGGATCACGGGATTGGCGTTCATTTCGGCCAACCTCGGGGCGCAGGAAGTCATCGGCATGGGCGCGATGGGCGCGAAGTACGGCATTGCCACGAGCCACTTTTATTGGATCGGCGCGATTCCGGCGATGGTGTTCGTCGGCATTTTCATGATGCCGTTTTATTACGGCTCGCGCGCCCGGTCGGTGCCGGAATACCTCAAGCTGCGCTTCGATGAAAAAACGCGCGGCCTGAACGCCATTTCCTTCGCGGCGATGACCATCTTCTCCTCCGGCGTGTCGATGTACGCGATGGGCAAGCTCTTCGAGCTGCTGCTGGGCTGGGACTTCAACATGGCAATCCTGGTCGCGGGCGCGATCGTGCTCGTCTACATCTTCCTGGGCGGCTTGACCAGCGCCATCTACAACGAGGTCTTGCAGTTCTTCCTGATCGTCTTCGGCTTCCTGCCGCTGGTCTACATCGGCCTGAAAAAAGTCGGCGGCTGGTCGGGCATCAAGGAAAAGTTGATGGTCGCGGCGACGGCGAACGGCCTGCCGGCGACCGCCTACACCTCCTCCTGGTCGCACATGGGCAGCGCGGCGACCAACCCGATCGGCGTCGAGTGGTTCGGCCTGGTGATGGGCCTGGGCTTCGTGCTGTCGTTCGGCTACTGGTGCACCGACTTCCTCGTCGTGCAACGCGCCATGGCCGCCAATTCGATGTCGGCCGCGCGCCGTACCCCGCTGATCGCGGCGATTCCCAAGATGCTGTTCCCCTTCCTGGTGATCGTGCCCGGCATGATCGCCATGGCCGGCACCGCGCATTACGTCGCCAACTGGAGGCCGGCCTCCGATCCGGCCGCCGCCGTCGCCACCGTGGACGGCCAGCCGGTGGTCGCCGCCGCACCGGTCGAGGAAGGCCTGATTCCGCCGAAGAAGGACGCCGACGGCAAGCCGATGGTCGACAAGCGCGGCCGGGTGCTGCTCGATTACGATCTGGCGACCCCGAAAATGCTGATGACCCTCATGCCGGCCGGTTTGCTTGGTTTGGGCCTGACGGCGCTGCTGGCCTCGTTCATGTCGGGCATGGCGGGCAACGTCACGGCGTTCAATACGGTGTGGACCTACGACATCTACCAGAGCTACATCAACAAAAAAGCCGGCGACGAACACCTGCTCTGGATGGGGAGGTTCACGACCGTCTTCGGCATTGTCCTGAGTATCGGGGCGGCCTACGTCGCCAAGTCCTACAACAACATCATGGACCTCTTGCAGCTCGTGTTCGCCTTCGTGAACGCGCCGCTCTTCGCGACTTTCGCGCTGGGCATGTTCTGGAAGCGGACGAGCGGCCACGGCGCGTTCTTCGGCCTGCTTTCGGGCACGCTGGCGGCGGCCGCGCACCACGGCCTGACCCTGCCGGCCGGCGCGGCGGTCGGCTTCAAGGGCGGCTACCTGGGCCTCCTGGAGACGTACCCGAGCGAGATGTCGCAGAACTTCTGGACGGCGATCTGGGCGTTCACGGTTTGCATCGTCGTTTCGATCATCATCAGCTTGTTCACCAAGCCGCGGACCGATGCGGATATGAAGGGCCTGGTTTACTCCCTGACGCCGAAACCCGAGGACGATTCGAAATACTGGTACCAACGGCCGGCCGTGCTGGCGATCGTGGTGCTGGTGTTGACGGCCGTTCTCAATCTCATCTTCTGGTAG